In Rattus norvegicus strain BN/NHsdMcwi chromosome 1, GRCr8, whole genome shotgun sequence, a genomic segment contains:
- the Taldo1 gene encoding transaldolase translates to MSGSPVKRQRMESALDQLKQFTTVVADTGDFNAIDEYKPQDATTNPSLILAAAQMPAYQELVEEAIAYGKKLGGPQEEQIKNAIDKLFVLFGAEILKKIPGRVSTEVDARLSFDKDAMVARARRIIELYKEAGISKDRILIKLSSTWEGIQAGKELEEQHGIHCNMTLLFSFAQAVACAEAGVTLISPFVGRILDWHVANTDKKSYEPQEDPGVKSVTKIYNYYKKFGYKTIVMGASFRNTGEIKALAGCDFLTISPKLLGELLKDSSKLAPTLSVKAAQTSDLEKIHLDEKAFRWLHNEDQMAVEKLSDGIRKFAADAIKLERMLTERMFSAENGK, encoded by the exons ATGTCGGGGTCCCCGGTAAAACGCCAGAGGATGGAGTCCGCCTTGGACCAGCTCAAGCAGTTCACCACCGTGGTGGCTGACACGGGTGATTTCAACG CCATCGATGAGTACAAGCCCCAGGATGCCACCACCAACCCATCCCTGATCCTGGCTGCAGCACAGATGCCTGCCTACCAAGAGCTGGTGGAGGAGGCCATTGCCTACGGCAAGAAGCTGGGTGG GCCACAAGAGGAGCAGATTAAAAATGCCATTGATAAACTTTTTGTGCTGTTTGGGGCAGAAATACTAAAGAAGATTCCAGGCCGTGTATCCACAGAAGTCGATGCAAG GCTTTCCTTTGATAAGGATGCCATGGTGGCCCGAGCCAGGCGCATCATAGAGCTTTACAAAGAAGCTGGGATCAGCAAGGACAGAATTCTCATCAAGTTATCATCAACCTGGGAGGGAATCCAGGCCGGAAA GGAGCTGGAGGAGCAGCATGGCATCCACTGCAACATGACACTGCTTTTCTCCTTCGCCCAGGCCGTGGCCTGCGCTGAAGCGGGCGTGACGCTCATCTCTCCCTTTGTGGGGCGCATCCTTGACTGGCATGTGGCAAACACAGACAAGAAATCCTACGAACCCCAGGAGGACCCTG GGGTGAAGAGTGTCACAAAAATCTACAACTACTACAAAAAGTTTGGCTACAAGACCATTGTCATGGGTGCTTCCTTCCGTAACACGGGTGAGATCAAAGCGCTGGCAGGCTGTGATTTCCTCACCATCTCACCCAAGCTTCTGGGGGAGCTGCTCAAGGACAGCAGCAAGCTGGCACCCACGCTTTCCGTCAAAGCAG CCCAGACCAGTGACTTGGAGAAGATACATCTGGACGAGAAGGCCTTCCGTTGGCTGCACAATGAGGACCAAATGGCTGTGGAGAAGCTCTCTGATGGGATCCGCAAGTTTGCTGCTGATGCCATAAAGTTGGAGCGGATGCTCACA GAACGAATGTTCAGCGCTGAGAATGGGAAATAG